The Hymenobacter baengnokdamensis genome includes a region encoding these proteins:
- a CDS encoding thiolase family protein codes for MPNAYIVDAVRTPIGKFGGALSSVRPDDLAALVLRELLRRNPSLDKNAVEDVIMGAANQAGEDNRNVARMAALLAGLPVTVPGNTVNRLCASGLQSIMDAARAIKVGEGDVYLAGGSESMTRAPFVMAKSATAFARDFTAHDTTLGWRFVNPRLAKEHYPYTMGETAENVAAQYNISREEQDAFAFESQRKYHRAAEKGRFRKELVPVFLPQPKGDTALFDTDEQPRISSLEKLATLKPAFKLDGGTVTAGNSAGINDGAAAALLVSDEALARYNLKPLARIISSAVAGVDPAIMGMGPVPAIRKALDRAGLTLADMDLLELNEAFASQSLAVIRELGADVSKVNVNGGSIAIGHPLGSSGARIVATLVHEMQRREGVRYGLAAMCVGVGQGIAMVFEKM; via the coding sequence ATGCCCAATGCGTATATCGTGGATGCCGTGCGCACCCCGATTGGAAAGTTTGGCGGCGCGCTCAGCAGCGTCCGCCCCGATGACCTGGCCGCCCTCGTACTGCGTGAGCTGCTGCGCCGCAACCCCAGCCTCGACAAAAACGCCGTAGAAGACGTAATAATGGGGGCCGCCAACCAAGCCGGCGAAGACAACCGCAACGTGGCCCGCATGGCCGCCCTGCTGGCCGGCCTGCCCGTCACTGTGCCGGGCAACACTGTAAACCGTCTCTGTGCCAGCGGCTTACAAAGCATTATGGATGCAGCCCGCGCCATTAAAGTGGGTGAAGGCGACGTGTATCTGGCTGGGGGCTCGGAGAGCATGACCCGCGCTCCCTTCGTGATGGCGAAGTCGGCCACAGCTTTTGCCCGCGATTTCACCGCCCACGATACCACGCTGGGCTGGCGCTTCGTGAACCCGCGCCTGGCCAAGGAGCACTACCCCTACACGATGGGCGAAACGGCTGAAAACGTGGCCGCCCAGTACAACATCAGCCGCGAGGAGCAGGATGCGTTCGCGTTTGAGAGCCAGCGCAAGTACCACCGCGCCGCCGAAAAAGGCCGCTTCCGTAAGGAGCTGGTGCCGGTGTTTCTGCCGCAGCCCAAAGGCGATACGGCTCTGTTTGACACCGACGAGCAGCCTCGTATTTCGAGCCTTGAAAAGCTGGCTACCCTTAAGCCGGCCTTCAAGCTCGACGGTGGCACCGTAACGGCCGGCAACTCGGCGGGCATCAACGACGGGGCCGCCGCCGCGCTGCTGGTGAGCGACGAGGCGCTGGCTCGCTACAACCTCAAGCCACTGGCCCGGATAATATCCTCGGCGGTGGCGGGCGTCGACCCGGCCATTATGGGCATGGGGCCGGTGCCGGCTATCCGCAAGGCGCTGGACCGCGCGGGCCTCACCCTGGCCGACATGGATTTGCTGGAGCTGAACGAGGCCTTTGCCTCCCAGAGCCTGGCCGTTATCCGGGAGCTCGGGGCCGACGTGAGCAAGGTGAACGTGAATGGCGGCTCCATCGCCATTGGCCACCCCCTGGGGTCGAGCGGGGCCCGCATTGTGGCCACGCTGGTGCACGAGATGCAGCGCCGCGAGGGCGTTCGCTACGGCCTCGCCGCCATGTGCGTGGGGGTAGGCCAGGGCATCGCCATGGTTTTCGAGAAAATGTAA
- a CDS encoding DUF4476 domain-containing protein, giving the protein MKTLFKLAATLLLTWTAVAPALAAPPANLTITAEQGQPFSLVLDGRLLTRPVAPQVRVALLAPGRHWAEFSVPTGYGPPMRFRTTVWLQPGLETDYVLLVRPYGPQLRQVGVLPIGSPAYGQGGYYDQGAAPYGNGQGSYNDPQGGYYGPGQAPAPAQGGYPNGGYDPRGAYPGNGQPQPYPAPVPTPTYPGQQPQSYPAPAPAPAYPGNGQPQSNSGDYNNAPAGSYPDTTANGGYDPSTVPNSAASLQPLAPADVEGLSQDLRQRATDEERLRTATQALDQSSLSADELAELVRTFVHDESRIELARFGYSHLSDPQNFSHVYSALQFKSSIRTLKQAVGLPQD; this is encoded by the coding sequence ATGAAAACCCTCTTTAAGTTGGCTGCAACGCTGCTCCTTACCTGGACTGCGGTAGCCCCAGCGCTGGCCGCGCCGCCGGCCAACCTGACTATTACGGCCGAGCAGGGCCAGCCCTTTAGCCTGGTGCTGGATGGGCGGCTGTTGACGCGGCCGGTAGCGCCCCAGGTACGGGTAGCGCTGCTGGCACCCGGCCGGCACTGGGCCGAGTTCAGCGTGCCCACCGGCTACGGCCCGCCGATGCGCTTTCGCACTACGGTGTGGCTGCAACCCGGCCTGGAAACCGACTACGTGCTGCTAGTGCGCCCGTATGGGCCACAGCTGCGGCAGGTTGGCGTGTTGCCGATTGGCAGCCCGGCCTACGGGCAGGGGGGCTATTATGACCAGGGCGCTGCTCCGTATGGCAATGGCCAGGGCAGTTACAACGACCCACAGGGCGGCTATTACGGCCCAGGCCAGGCGCCGGCTCCCGCTCAGGGGGGCTACCCTAACGGCGGCTATGACCCGCGCGGGGCCTATCCTGGCAATGGGCAGCCCCAGCCCTACCCGGCACCGGTGCCTACCCCGACTTACCCCGGCCAGCAGCCTCAGTCCTACCCGGCCCCTGCCCCGGCTCCCGCTTACCCCGGCAACGGCCAGCCGCAGAGCAATTCCGGCGATTATAACAACGCACCGGCCGGCAGCTACCCCGACACTACCGCCAACGGCGGCTACGACCCGAGCACGGTCCCCAACAGCGCGGCCAGCCTGCAGCCCCTGGCTCCGGCCGACGTAGAAGGCCTCAGCCAGGACCTGCGCCAGCGTGCCACCGATGAGGAGCGCCTGCGCACCGCTACCCAGGCCCTCGACCAAAGCAGCCTCAGCGCCGATGAGCTGGCCGAGCTGGTCAGGACCTTTGTTCACGATGAGTCGCGCATTGAGCTGGCGCGCTTTGGCTACTCGCACCTCAGCGACCCTCAGAATTTCAGCCACGTGTACAGCGCGCTGCAATTCAAATCGAGCATACGCACGCTGAAGCAGGCAGTGGGCCTGCCGCAAGACTAA
- a CDS encoding CPBP family intramembrane glutamic endopeptidase, giving the protein MTPRSVHPAVQLLMLLGLAVAGLCLASLLALLLANALYGVSMLQFGALAAAPERAPHGWEVLMLYQGLSLAGVGAGAVVLPLLVGQSVGSYYAPRRLGAAWWPAAAGLVIICSVPFLSALVAWNAGAHFPAALHGFELWARDKEDQAAGLTKFLTDFHTPARLLVGLIVIAIVPAVAEELVFRGGVQRCLVRWFGSRHMGVWLAAAIFSAIHVQFFGFIPRFVLGLLLGYLYEWSGNIVVSMAAHFTQNALQLVVLYLFQNKLLPAAFDPDANAAVPWPAVILSAALTAGLLYWLHQRWSASQPAPSLDSVLPSERVSR; this is encoded by the coding sequence TTGACGCCCCGCTCCGTACACCCCGCTGTGCAACTTCTGATGCTGCTGGGGCTGGCCGTGGCGGGGCTGTGCCTGGCCAGCCTGCTGGCCCTGCTGCTGGCCAATGCCCTCTACGGCGTGTCGATGCTGCAGTTTGGGGCGCTGGCCGCCGCGCCCGAGCGTGCCCCGCACGGCTGGGAGGTGCTGATGCTTTACCAGGGCCTGTCGCTGGCGGGGGTGGGGGCCGGGGCAGTGGTGCTGCCACTGCTAGTGGGGCAGTCTGTCGGTAGCTACTACGCGCCGCGCCGGCTGGGGGCGGCCTGGTGGCCGGCCGCCGCGGGGCTGGTTATTATCTGTTCGGTGCCTTTTCTGTCGGCCCTGGTAGCCTGGAATGCCGGGGCGCACTTCCCGGCGGCGCTGCATGGCTTTGAGCTATGGGCGCGCGATAAAGAAGACCAGGCCGCCGGCCTCACCAAGTTTCTTACCGACTTTCACACGCCCGCCCGGCTGCTGGTTGGGCTTATCGTTATTGCCATTGTGCCGGCCGTGGCCGAAGAGCTGGTGTTTCGGGGCGGCGTGCAGCGCTGTCTGGTGCGGTGGTTCGGCTCAAGGCATATGGGCGTGTGGCTGGCGGCCGCCATTTTCTCGGCCATTCATGTGCAGTTTTTCGGCTTTATTCCGCGCTTTGTCCTGGGCCTGCTCTTAGGGTATCTCTACGAATGGAGCGGCAATATCGTCGTATCGATGGCCGCGCACTTCACGCAGAATGCCTTGCAGCTGGTAGTGCTCTATCTGTTTCAAAACAAGCTGCTGCCCGCTGCTTTCGACCCCGACGCCAATGCCGCGGTGCCTTGGCCGGCCGTTATACTCTCGGCCGCGCTCACGGCAGGGCTGCTCTACTGGCTGCATCAGCGCTGGTCGGCCAGCCAGCCAGCCCCTTCGTTAGACTCCGTACTGCCCAGCGAGCGCGTGTCCCGCTAG
- a CDS encoding OmpA family protein, with the protein MALSIRFSSLRKLLLIGAAGPAVALSGCASSGKLSKADKRFQRGEYEAAIPLYKADAAKGKGAATANFRLGESYRLSNRLDQAEPYYKAALDGNSRNADLGYRYAEALKANGKFDEAAARFTAYAQNGTNHTLAARAEAEARNALASKALAGAAAGYEVSPVEALNSPSSDFSASRMPSGELVFASGRDGKPYPGNGERYTALYAQKFDDPTALTGGTPRKLEPIFNNDKELQASATYTPDGKTMVFARSNDGSKKGYRSVDLWISYYRDGAWTTPILANINDRTADDFAPAFAPDGTTLYFASGRKGGQGGNDLYKATLGPNGRFSPAENLGEAINSVGNDNFPGVAPDGTLYFSSDGWPGYGKLDIFQVKGGKPVNLGPGINSPADDFAPYFTAPGVGIFSSNRAGGKGSDDLYSFKKKPRKIVTFFADGTVVERDSKTGATTPVANETVTITSGTGQKRDVLTGPDGKFTTKLDSAQTYGLFADRNGDFTARASLSTIGHYPNPEALTQPQNDIKLPVTLTLNKIVVNRAIEIKDIFYDYNKFNIRPDAAIRLDTLVQTLQDNPKINIELSSHTDQRGKDAYNLKLSQQRAEAAVAYIISKGIDKSRITAKGYGETRPIVKDAKTEADYQRNRRTEFKVTRIDK; encoded by the coding sequence ATGGCTCTCTCAATTCGCTTTTCGTCCCTCAGAAAATTACTGCTTATCGGGGCCGCCGGCCCGGCTGTGGCGCTGAGCGGCTGTGCCAGCTCGGGCAAGCTAAGCAAAGCCGATAAACGCTTTCAGCGTGGCGAGTACGAGGCGGCTATCCCGCTTTACAAAGCCGACGCGGCCAAGGGTAAGGGTGCGGCTACGGCCAATTTCCGCCTGGGCGAATCTTACCGGCTTTCCAATCGGCTCGACCAGGCCGAGCCCTATTATAAAGCAGCGCTCGATGGCAACTCGCGCAACGCCGACCTCGGCTACCGCTATGCCGAAGCCCTGAAAGCTAATGGCAAGTTTGACGAGGCCGCAGCCCGCTTTACCGCCTACGCCCAAAACGGCACCAACCACACGCTGGCCGCGCGTGCGGAAGCCGAAGCACGCAATGCCTTGGCCAGCAAGGCGCTGGCCGGCGCGGCGGCCGGTTACGAAGTATCTCCCGTAGAGGCCCTAAACTCGCCCAGCTCCGATTTTTCCGCTTCGCGCATGCCGAGCGGCGAGCTGGTGTTTGCCTCGGGCCGCGACGGCAAGCCTTATCCTGGCAATGGCGAGCGCTACACGGCGCTCTATGCCCAGAAATTTGACGACCCCACGGCCCTGACCGGCGGTACGCCGCGCAAGCTGGAGCCCATTTTTAATAACGACAAAGAGCTGCAAGCCAGCGCCACCTACACGCCCGACGGCAAGACGATGGTGTTTGCCCGCTCAAATGATGGCTCGAAAAAAGGCTACCGCAGCGTCGATTTGTGGATTTCCTATTACCGCGACGGGGCCTGGACGACGCCCATCCTGGCTAATATCAATGACCGCACGGCCGACGACTTTGCCCCGGCTTTTGCCCCCGATGGTACCACGCTCTACTTTGCCTCGGGGCGCAAGGGTGGGCAGGGCGGCAACGACCTGTACAAGGCCACGCTGGGCCCCAATGGCCGCTTCTCGCCCGCCGAAAACCTGGGTGAGGCCATCAACTCGGTGGGCAACGACAACTTCCCCGGCGTAGCGCCCGATGGCACGCTCTACTTTTCGTCTGATGGCTGGCCCGGCTACGGCAAGCTCGATATTTTCCAGGTGAAAGGCGGCAAGCCCGTAAACCTGGGCCCCGGCATCAACAGCCCGGCCGACGATTTTGCGCCGTATTTCACGGCCCCCGGCGTAGGTATTTTTTCCTCCAACCGGGCGGGCGGCAAAGGCTCGGACGACTTATACTCATTTAAAAAGAAGCCGCGCAAAATCGTTACGTTCTTTGCCGATGGCACAGTAGTGGAGCGCGATAGCAAAACTGGCGCAACCACCCCCGTAGCCAATGAAACGGTAACCATCACCAGCGGCACCGGTCAGAAGCGCGACGTGCTCACCGGCCCCGATGGCAAATTCACGACCAAGCTCGACTCGGCTCAGACCTACGGCTTATTTGCTGACCGCAACGGCGACTTTACGGCGCGGGCCAGCCTGAGCACCATCGGGCACTATCCCAACCCGGAGGCACTGACTCAGCCCCAGAACGATATCAAGCTGCCCGTGACGCTCACGCTCAATAAAATCGTCGTGAACCGGGCCATCGAAATCAAGGACATTTTTTACGACTACAACAAGTTCAATATCCGCCCCGACGCGGCTATCCGCCTCGATACGCTGGTGCAAACCTTGCAGGACAATCCCAAGATTAACATCGAGTTGAGCTCGCACACCGACCAGCGGGGCAAAGATGCCTACAACCTCAAGCTCAGCCAGCAGCGGGCCGAGGCGGCGGTGGCGTACATTATCAGCAAGGGCATCGACAAGAGCCGCATCACGGCCAAAGGCTACGGCGAAACCCGGCCTATCGTGAAAGATGCCAAGACCGAGGCCGACTACCAGCGCAATCGTCGCACCGAGTTTAAAGTGACGCGAATAGACAAATAA
- a CDS encoding phosphatidylserine decarboxylase family protein produces MKIHKEGRRILFVTLLVLLALNLLLSRYNGPNVVFNRIFAGASVVAFLLLLQFFRSPFRRLLTHEDLLLAPADGKVVVIEEVIETEYFEDARRQISVFMSPINVHITRNPVSGIVRYFKYHPGQYLVAWHPKSSTQNERTTVVVESDAGPLVLFRQIAGAMARRIVWYVNEGDEVSQGEEFGFIKFGSRVDIFVPLNAEIKVELGQKVKGGETVLCQLIS; encoded by the coding sequence ATTAAGATACACAAAGAAGGTCGCCGCATCTTGTTCGTGACGCTACTCGTGCTGCTGGCCCTCAACCTGCTGCTAAGTCGCTACAACGGCCCCAACGTGGTGTTTAATCGCATTTTTGCAGGTGCATCAGTAGTAGCTTTTCTGCTGCTGCTGCAGTTCTTCCGCTCGCCCTTTCGCCGCTTGCTCACGCACGAGGACCTGCTGCTGGCCCCGGCCGATGGCAAAGTGGTGGTGATTGAGGAAGTGATTGAAACCGAGTATTTTGAGGATGCCCGCCGGCAAATCAGCGTATTTATGTCGCCCATCAATGTGCACATTACCCGCAATCCGGTGTCGGGCATCGTCAGGTATTTTAAGTATCACCCCGGCCAGTACCTGGTGGCCTGGCACCCCAAAAGCAGCACCCAAAATGAGCGCACCACGGTAGTAGTTGAGAGCGACGCCGGTCCGCTGGTACTCTTCCGGCAGATTGCCGGGGCCATGGCCCGCCGCATTGTGTGGTATGTGAATGAGGGCGATGAAGTAAGCCAGGGCGAAGAGTTTGGTTTTATCAAGTTCGGCTCGCGGGTCGATATTTTTGTGCCCCTCAACGCCGAGATTAAAGTAGAGCTGGGTCAGAAAGTGAAGGGCGGTGAAACCGTGCTTTGTCAGCTCATAAGCTAA
- the kynU gene encoding kynureninase: MTYDLSPTFAAAQDAADSLAAFRQEFHIPPGPDGRPTAYFCGNSLGLLPRAARAAVEAEFNSWETRAVEGHFQGESPWMYYHENLTEGAARLVGGHPLEVVIMNTLTVNLHLILVSFYRPTATRYKVLMEGGAFPSDQYALESQARLHGLDPAEAIVEMLPRPGEHLLRTEDIEAKIAELGDSLATVIFGGINYYTGQVFDMAAITRAGHAVGATVGFDLAHAAGNVELKLHDWDVDFACWCTYKYLNSGPGGTSGVFINERFAHQPDLLRLAGWWGQDPKERFQMKPGFRPSPGASGWQLSCGQVLPMAVHRANLEIFDRAGGVAVLRAKSKKLTGYLEFLINQLGLPKTRLEIITPADPAQRGCQLSLLVHERGRDLFNFLAARGIIADWREPNVIRLAPVPLYNSFEDVRRAGAAISEFYNQ; the protein is encoded by the coding sequence ATGACCTACGACCTTTCGCCCACCTTTGCCGCCGCCCAGGATGCGGCCGATTCCCTGGCTGCCTTCCGGCAGGAATTTCACATTCCGCCCGGTCCGGATGGCCGGCCCACTGCCTACTTCTGCGGCAACTCGCTGGGCCTGCTGCCCCGCGCCGCCCGCGCCGCCGTGGAGGCCGAGTTTAACTCGTGGGAGACGCGGGCCGTTGAAGGCCATTTTCAGGGCGAGTCGCCGTGGATGTATTACCACGAAAACCTGACCGAAGGCGCGGCCCGCCTGGTGGGCGGCCACCCGCTGGAAGTGGTGATAATGAACACGCTCACAGTAAACCTACACCTAATACTCGTGTCGTTTTACCGGCCCACTGCCACCCGCTACAAGGTGCTGATGGAAGGCGGCGCCTTTCCCTCCGACCAGTACGCGCTCGAAAGCCAGGCACGCCTGCACGGCCTCGACCCGGCCGAGGCCATTGTGGAGATGCTACCGCGCCCCGGCGAGCACTTATTGCGGACCGAAGACATCGAGGCCAAAATCGCCGAGCTGGGCGACTCACTGGCGACGGTCATTTTTGGCGGCATCAATTACTACACGGGGCAGGTCTTTGATATGGCGGCCATTACGCGGGCGGGCCACGCGGTGGGGGCCACCGTGGGCTTCGACCTGGCGCACGCGGCCGGCAACGTAGAGCTGAAGCTGCACGACTGGGACGTGGATTTTGCCTGCTGGTGCACCTATAAATACCTGAACTCGGGACCGGGCGGCACGTCGGGAGTATTTATTAATGAGCGCTTTGCGCATCAGCCCGACCTGCTGCGACTGGCCGGCTGGTGGGGCCAGGACCCCAAAGAGCGCTTCCAGATGAAGCCGGGCTTCCGGCCGTCGCCGGGGGCATCGGGCTGGCAGCTCTCGTGCGGGCAGGTGCTGCCGATGGCCGTGCACCGGGCCAACCTGGAGATTTTTGACCGCGCCGGCGGCGTGGCTGTGCTGCGCGCCAAGAGCAAAAAGCTGACTGGCTACCTCGAGTTTCTTATCAACCAACTGGGCTTACCGAAGACCAGGCTCGAAATCATTACCCCCGCCGACCCGGCGCAGCGCGGCTGCCAGCTCTCGCTGCTGGTGCACGAGCGCGGGCGCGACTTATTCAACTTTTTGGCTGCGCGGGGCATTATTGCCGACTGGCGCGAGCCCAACGTCATTCGCCTTGCACCCGTACCGCTCTATAATTCGTTTGAAGATGTGCGCCGGGCAGGCGCAGCTATTTCTGAGTTTTACAATCAGTAG
- a CDS encoding DUF4293 family protein, with amino-acid sequence MIQRIQSVFLLLLALAMLSLLALPLWHKVDALTHQELTLTAFGFTPTNMPRPATNAPVWVIGVLALASAAVAMYEIFQFRTRFTQLKLGMLNLLLIMATFGAAFYFSNQGETLLNPKLEGQFQPAFYLPTLALLLNLLANRFIRRDEQLVRNSYDRLR; translated from the coding sequence ATGATACAAAGAATTCAAAGCGTTTTTCTGTTGCTGCTGGCTTTAGCCATGCTGAGCCTGCTCGCCCTGCCTCTCTGGCACAAAGTTGATGCCCTCACGCATCAGGAACTAACCCTGACGGCCTTTGGCTTTACGCCGACCAACATGCCGCGCCCCGCCACAAATGCGCCGGTCTGGGTAATTGGCGTGCTGGCCCTGGCCTCGGCGGCGGTGGCCATGTACGAAATTTTCCAGTTCCGCACCCGGTTTACCCAGCTCAAGCTGGGTATGCTCAACCTGCTGCTGATTATGGCCACCTTCGGGGCCGCGTTTTATTTTTCCAATCAGGGCGAAACGTTGCTTAACCCCAAGCTCGAAGGCCAGTTTCAGCCGGCTTTCTACCTGCCCACGCTGGCGCTGCTGCTGAACCTGCTCGCCAATCGCTTTATCCGGCGCGATGAGCAGCTGGTGCGCAACAGCTACGACCGGTTAAGATAG
- a CDS encoding phosphatidate cytidylyltransferase, translated as MNPATTSPAPEPAEPKGPSNLRLRVIWGALAAALLIGCTFGGPISFALFFAAVQAVILKEFYRIMRASGHRPASWAGGIVGVLIFAVINFLVGWTVYGGLFHLSVNSTLYPPLSAFPQATPGSFRLFDLVMLLSSIPLWIAAAILLLVVLIIRETVLWPNHGQPFSNIGATLTGLLYVSLPMALLSVIAYGSGHFEPGRIFCLIFFVWAADTGAYFAGKNFGKHKLAPSISPGKTWEGWAGGAALTLVTGWAAGYFLPDIPLSHRLVAAGVVAVFGPLGDLAESMLKRSAGVKDSGTFLPGHGGLLDRFDAFLLVLPVLALLQALLG; from the coding sequence TTGAATCCAGCTACTACCTCGCCCGCCCCCGAACCAGCCGAGCCCAAAGGCCCCAGCAACCTGCGCCTGCGCGTTATCTGGGGTGCGCTGGCGGCGGCGCTGCTCATCGGCTGCACCTTTGGCGGACCTATCTCCTTTGCGCTGTTTTTTGCGGCCGTCCAGGCCGTGATTTTGAAAGAGTTTTACCGGATAATGCGGGCCAGCGGGCATCGGCCGGCCAGCTGGGCTGGAGGGATTGTAGGAGTATTGATTTTCGCAGTCATCAATTTTCTTGTCGGCTGGACTGTATATGGGGGGCTATTTCACTTATCCGTTAATAGTACCCTTTATCCTCCTTTGTCAGCCTTTCCGCAGGCTACGCCTGGGTCATTCAGGTTATTCGACCTTGTAATGCTGCTATCAAGCATTCCCCTCTGGATTGCGGCGGCTATTCTACTATTGGTCGTGTTAATAATAAGAGAAACCGTATTGTGGCCGAATCATGGTCAGCCTTTCTCAAATATTGGGGCTACGCTCACTGGCTTACTTTATGTCAGCCTGCCGATGGCTTTGCTGAGCGTTATAGCCTACGGCTCGGGCCACTTCGAGCCCGGCCGTATCTTCTGCCTCATTTTCTTCGTGTGGGCGGCCGATACCGGCGCCTACTTCGCGGGCAAAAACTTTGGCAAGCACAAGCTGGCGCCCAGCATCTCGCCCGGCAAAACCTGGGAAGGCTGGGCCGGAGGAGCAGCGCTTACGCTCGTTACGGGCTGGGCAGCCGGCTATTTCCTGCCCGATATTCCGCTGAGCCACCGTCTGGTGGCGGCGGGTGTGGTGGCCGTGTTCGGCCCGCTCGGCGACCTCGCCGAGTCGATGCTCAAGCGCAGCGCGGGCGTCAAAGACTCGGGCACCTTCCTGCCCGGCCACGGCGGCCTGCTCGACCGCTTCGACGCTTTTTTGCTGGTGCTGCCGGTGCTGGCCCTGCTGCAAGCGCTGCTGGGATGA
- a CDS encoding Glu/Leu/Phe/Val family dehydrogenase: MAATTVYKEPAPRVDTENPLESMMSRFNIAAEILGLDDTTYEVLKAPDKQVIVHMPVSMDDGKVRVFEGYRVVHNTILGPSKGGIRYDMHVHLDEVKALAAWMTWKCAVVDIPYGGAKGGIICDPTTMSVGEIERLTRAYTVAMKDVFGPDRDIPAPDMGTGPREMAWIMDEFSKTVGSTASAVVTGKPLVMGGSLGRTEATGRGVMVSTLAALNKLGMKPEETSVAVQGFGNVGSWAAKLLFDKGLKVKGVSDISGAYWNDNGINIDEAIAYKNAHSGRLEGFEGADPMDPTKLLTSAVDVIVPAAVEDVITEHNAPFIQAKLIVEGANGPTSASADPIINEKGIMVVPDILANSGGVTVSYFEWVQNKQGFKWSLDMVTDRADRIMTEAFEKVYVTSQKYSVPMRIAAYVVAIDKVAQTYKYRGGY; encoded by the coding sequence ATGGCAGCCACCACTGTGTACAAAGAGCCGGCCCCGCGGGTCGACACCGAAAATCCGCTTGAGTCCATGATGTCGCGCTTCAATATCGCGGCCGAAATATTAGGACTTGACGATACTACTTATGAAGTACTGAAGGCGCCCGATAAGCAGGTTATCGTGCACATGCCCGTATCGATGGATGATGGCAAGGTGCGCGTATTTGAAGGCTACCGCGTGGTGCACAACACCATACTGGGCCCCAGCAAGGGCGGCATTCGCTATGATATGCACGTGCACCTCGACGAGGTGAAAGCCCTCGCCGCCTGGATGACCTGGAAGTGCGCCGTGGTCGATATTCCCTACGGTGGGGCGAAGGGTGGCATCATCTGCGACCCTACTACCATGAGCGTGGGCGAGATTGAGCGCCTGACCCGTGCCTACACCGTGGCCATGAAGGATGTATTCGGCCCCGACCGCGACATTCCGGCCCCCGACATGGGCACCGGCCCCCGCGAGATGGCCTGGATTATGGACGAGTTTTCCAAGACCGTGGGCTCGACTGCCTCGGCTGTCGTGACGGGTAAGCCCCTGGTAATGGGCGGTTCGCTGGGTCGCACCGAGGCCACCGGCCGCGGCGTAATGGTATCGACGCTGGCCGCGCTCAACAAGCTGGGCATGAAGCCCGAAGAAACTTCGGTAGCCGTGCAGGGCTTCGGCAACGTAGGCTCGTGGGCCGCCAAGCTGTTGTTTGATAAGGGCTTGAAAGTGAAGGGCGTATCTGATATTTCGGGTGCTTACTGGAACGATAACGGCATCAACATCGACGAGGCTATTGCCTACAAAAATGCCCACAGCGGTCGCCTGGAAGGCTTTGAAGGCGCTGACCCCATGGACCCCACCAAGCTGCTGACCTCAGCGGTAGACGTAATTGTGCCGGCCGCTGTCGAGGATGTGATTACCGAGCACAATGCTCCCTTTATCCAGGCTAAGCTCATTGTGGAAGGTGCCAACGGCCCCACCTCGGCCTCGGCCGACCCCATTATTAATGAGAAGGGCATCATGGTAGTGCCCGACATTCTGGCCAACTCGGGTGGCGTAACCGTAAGCTACTTTGAGTGGGTGCAGAACAAGCAGGGCTTCAAGTGGAGCCTCGATATGGTAACTGACCGCGCCGACCGCATCATGACCGAAGCCTTTGAGAAAGTGTACGTTACCAGCCAGAAATACAGCGTCCCGATGCGTATTGCGGCCTACGTAGTAGCCATCGATAAGGTAGCCCAAACCTACAAGTACCGCGGCGGCTACTAA